A region from the Panicum hallii strain FIL2 chromosome 1, PHallii_v3.1, whole genome shotgun sequence genome encodes:
- the LOC112874020 gene encoding vesicle-associated protein 1-2-like — MSTEAGELLGIDPVELRFPFELNKQISCTLQLTNRTDKQVAFKVKTTSPKKYCVRPNNGIVAPRSTADVVVTMQAQREAPPDMQCKDKFLVQSAIVAKEIVPKEVTGDMFTKESGNVVDEVKLKVVYLTPSTQSEGFEDGSAGSLNYQEPLALISKLMEEKNSAVELNNKLRQELDLLRRDISRQHGGFSLVLVLVVAIMGILLGFLMKR, encoded by the exons ATGAGCACCGAGGCCGGGGAGCTGCTCGGGATCGACCCCGTCGAGCTACGGTTCCCAT TCGAATTAAATAAGCAGATCTCGTGCACGCTGCAGCTGACGAACAGGACAGACAAGCAGGTCGCGTTCAAG GTCAAGACAACGAGCCCGAAGAAGTACTGCGTTCGACCGAATAATGGCATTGTGGCACCCCGGTCCACAGCCGATGTTGTTG TTACAATGCAAGCGCAGCGGGAGGCGCCACCGGACATGCAATGCAAGGACAAATTCCTTGTGCAGAGCGCCATTGTGGCCAAGGAGATTGTGCCAAAGGAAGTCACCGGAGACATG TTTACCAAAGAATCAGGCAATGTGGTTGATGAAGTGAAATTGAAGGTGGTTTATCTCACGCCATCCACCCAAAGCGAGGGATTTGAGGATGGTTCTGCGGGCAGTTTGAATTATCAAGAG CCACTTGCTTTGATTTCGAAACTGATGGAGGAGAAGAATTCTGCTGTTGAACTGAACAACAAGCTTCGGCAAGAATTG GATCTTCTGAGGCGAGACATCAGCAGGCAGCACGGTGGTTTCTCATTAGTTTTAGTACTGGTGGTTGCTATTATGGGAATACTACTAGGTTTCCTCATGAAGAGATGA
- the LOC112903613 gene encoding protein YABBY 4-like, producing the protein MMSSSSSSSAAFPLDHLAPSPTEQLCYVHCNCCDTILAVGVPCSSLFKTVTVRCGHCANLLSVNLRGLLLPPAAPPANQLSFGGGHSLLSPTSPHGLLDEFAFQAPSLLMDQASANLSSTITGRSNSSSCASNLPAAPMPAAKPPVQQEPEMPKSAPSVNRPPEKRQRVPSAYNRFIKDEIQRIKAGNPDITHREAFSAAAKNWAHFPHIHFGLMPDQGLKKTFKTQDGAEDMLLKDGLYAAAAAAAAANMGITPF; encoded by the exons ATGATgtcgtcctcgtcctcgtcgtcgGCCGCCTTCCCGCTGGACCACCTCGCGCCGTCCCCCACTGAGCAGCTCTGCTACGTGCACTGCAACTGCTGCGACACCATCCTCGCC GTCGGCGTGCCGTGCAGCAGCCTGTTCAAGACGGTGACGGTGCGCTGCGGCCACTGCGCCAACCTGCTCTCCGTCAATCTCCGCGGCCTCCTGCTCccgcccgcggcgccgccggccaACCAGCTCAGCTTCGGCGGCGGCCACTCCTTGCTCTCCCCCACATCCCCGCATGGCCTCTTG GACGAGTTCGCGTTCCAGGCGCCGAGCCTCCTGATGGATCAGGCGAGCGCCAACCTGAGCAGCACCATCACGGgccgcagcaacagcagcagctgcGCCAGCAACCTGCCGGCCGCGCCGATGCCTGCAGCCAAGCCGCCCGTGCAGCAGGAACCCGAGATGCCCAAGAGCGCCCCGTCGGTGAACAGGC CTCCGGAGAAGCGGCAGAGAGTCCCGTCGGCGTACAACCGGTTCATCAA GGATGAGATCCAGCGCATCAAGGCCGGCAACCCGGACATCACCCACCGGGAGGCGTTCAGCGCAGCCGCAAAGAAT TGGGCACATTTCCCGCACATCCATTTCGGCCTCATGCCGGACCAGGGCCTCAAGAAGACTTTCAAGACTCAG GATGGCGCTGAAGACATGCTTCTCAAGGATGGTCTCTAtgcagcagcggcagcggcagccgcCGCCAACATGGGCATCACCCCATTCTAG